The following coding sequences lie in one Arachis ipaensis cultivar K30076 chromosome B05, Araip1.1, whole genome shotgun sequence genomic window:
- the LOC107643620 gene encoding uncharacterized protein LOC107643620 (The sequence of the model RefSeq protein was modified relative to this genomic sequence to represent the inferred CDS: added 49 bases not found in genome assembly) produces the protein MSDHLVLFVDRLGRPADPVAQPAQLPVDPSPPPAEVVHGPSGSAPAADRDVELEHGGDDEEEPLIQMAECRICQEEDSVSNLESPCACSGSLKYAHRKCVQHWCNEKGDITCEICHQPYQPGYTAPPPRPQPEETTIDIGGGWTISGTPLDLRDPRLLAIAEAERQFLDAEYDEYAASNASGAAFCRSAALILMALLLLRHALSVTDGDASDDDPSNFFSLFLLRAAGFLLPCYIMAWAISILQRRRQRQEAAALAATQVAFVLQSGQHRGLQFAIAPGPPPTVQQEQV, from the exons ATCCCGTCGCACAGCCCGCTCAGCTCCCAGTTGATCCCTCGCCGCCGCCGGCGGAAGTGGTCCACGGACCTTCTGGATCCGCTCCGGCAGCGGATCGCGACGTTGAGTTGGAACACGGCGGCGATGATGAGGAGGAGCCGCTGATCCAGATGGCGGAGTGCCGCATTTGCCAGGAGGAGGACAGTGTCTCCAATTTGGAAAGCCCCTGCGCCTGCAGCGGAAGTCTCAAG TATGCACACAGAAAGTGCGTCCAGCATTGGTGCAATGAGAAGGGAGACATAACTTGTGAGATATGCCATCAG CCTTATCAACCTGGTTATACTGCTCCACCACCACGCCCGCAGCCCGAAGAAACTACCATTGACATAGG AGGAGGCTGGACAATATCTGGCACGCCTTTGGACTTGCGCGATCCTCGACTATTGGCAATTGCAGAGGCTGAACGCCAATTTTTGGATGCGGAATATGATGAATATGCTGCTTCTAATGCCAGTGGAGCTGCATTTTGCCGCTCTGCAGCTCTAATT TTAATGGCCCTCTTACTCTTGCGGCATGCACTTTCTGTCACTGATGGTGATGCTTCTGATGATGACCCATCCAATTTTTTCTCC CTTTTCTTGCTACGTGCTGCTGGATTTCTTTTACCTTGCTATATAATGGCTTGGGCAATTAGTATTCTGCAGCGTCGGCGACAGAGACAG GAAGCTGCAGCACTAGCAGCAACCCAAGTTGCTTTTGTCCTACAGTCTGGGCAGCACAGGGGGCTTCAATTTGCCATAGCCCCAGGACCACCACCCACTGTACAGCAGGAACAAGTGTGA